Below is a genomic region from Flavobacterium ginsengisoli.
TGGCCTAGTCAGAAATGGCATTTCAAAAATATATTTCATGGGCATTGCTATAAAAAGCAAAATCAAAAGTGAAGTTCCTTCGAGAAATCCAATAATTCGTAAACGTCCAGTATTGGTCTGAAATAAATTTTTCATAATTATCTAAAATAAGGTCGGTTAGCAAGAGGTGAAAATGGCCACGGAATGGCAATAAAAATGATTGTTAAAGCGATAGAAAACCAAATAAGCATGGTTTTAAACTTCTCTTTGTCAGAAAGTTTTCTTTTGGCTAGAGCAGATCCAATTGTTATAAAAATGATCGCTATAAGCATTAATGTAATATGAATAATCCCGAAGAAAGAAGCATCCATATTTTGAACAGCCTCTTTATAATTTCTCCAGAAATATTTCACAATCGGACTTTGCACATATACCAATATGCCGAAAAGAAGCTGAATATGAGCAATTGTGGCCGTCCAGTGCCTGAGGAGATTATCCTTTTTTGTAAAAGGAAGTTTCTGAGAATAGCCTTTGTAAGCAGTAAAAATAGAATACAACAAGCTTACTAATACAAGCCATCTCACAAATGAATGGCCTTCTAAAAGTGTTTGATACATTGTTTTTTGATTTAGACAATGCAAATATATTTAAAAACATACTAACTAGTATGTTTTTAAGAATTAATTTTCTTTCAACCCATTTAAATAACCTTTAAGTCCTTTTAAATAAACCATATATGGAGAACTATCGTTCTGAAGTTTTCCGAAATTTCGTATTCCCCAGTAACCAGATAAGATAAAAAATGCTACTTGTTCGCCAACAACATCTTTACGAATCAAACCTGATTCTTTTCCTTTTTCAATTGAATTGATAATGGTTGCCTTCCACAAATCAACCAATTCAGCTAAAGCCTCACTGAATTTAGTATTCCATGGTGTCATTTCCTGGGTAAGATTTCCGACAGGACAGCCATACTTTACTTGCAGAAAAGGATCTTCGAGCAACAAATACGAAATCATATTATAAAAATCTTCAATTGGATTTTGCGAAACTTCAGTTGGTTTTATAAAGTACTCCTGCATAGTTGGCTTCAGAATTTCTTCAATAATTGCAACTCCCATTTCGTCCTTGGTTTTAAAATGGTAGTAGAAAGCCCCTTTTGTTACTTGAGTTGTCGCAATAATTTCATCAATACTAGTGGTCTGATACCCTTTGGTATAAATCAATTCAAATGCTTTATGTAGAATTGTAAGTCGTGTATTTGTCGCTTTTGACATAAAAATACTAATTAGTATGAAATAGCAAATTAAAGAAAAATAATTGGTGTAAATTAATTTTACAACATAGAAACATAGGGTGGCAAGATTAAAAAAGGCGTTTAATTGTTTAAAACAAAAATAGTTAGGTCATGTGTGAGAAAGGAGTTCCTTTTTACTATTTTTTATTGTATATCATATCCCATATTTCTATTTATTTAAATAAAAAATCAGAATTATAAACTTTTTCTTAATTCACAAAGCAATCGGTTTATTTCAATTGATTTTGTAAATTAGCCAACACTATTT
It encodes:
- a CDS encoding TetR/AcrR family transcriptional regulator; this encodes MSKATNTRLTILHKAFELIYTKGYQTTSIDEIIATTQVTKGAFYYHFKTKDEMGVAIIEEILKPTMQEYFIKPTEVSQNPIEDFYNMISYLLLEDPFLQVKYGCPVGNLTQEMTPWNTKFSEALAELVDLWKATIINSIEKGKESGLIRKDVVGEQVAFFILSGYWGIRNFGKLQNDSSPYMVYLKGLKGYLNGLKEN